A DNA window from Providencia huaxiensis contains the following coding sequences:
- the rimP gene encoding ribosome maturation factor RimP, translating into MSTLEQKLTEMISAPVEALGFEFVGLEFVRGRTSTLRVFIDSEEGITVDDCADVSHQVSAVLDVEDPISVIYNLEISSPGLERPLFTIAHYERFMGEEVALTLRIAMQNRRKWQGIIKAIDGEMITVTVDGKDEVFALGNIQKANLVPHF; encoded by the coding sequence TTGTCCACATTAGAACAGAAATTAACAGAGATGATCTCAGCACCTGTGGAGGCGCTAGGCTTTGAATTTGTAGGCTTAGAGTTTGTCCGTGGCCGTACATCAACACTGCGTGTCTTCATTGATAGTGAAGAAGGCATCACTGTTGATGATTGTGCTGATGTCAGCCATCAGGTCAGTGCAGTATTGGACGTTGAAGATCCAATTTCTGTCATTTATAACCTGGAAATATCGTCACCAGGGCTTGAGCGTCCATTATTCACCATTGCGCATTACGAGCGTTTTATGGGGGAAGAGGTGGCATTGACTTTGCGTATAGCAATGCAGAACCGCCGTAAGTGGCAAGGAATTATTAAGGCCATAGACGGTGAAATGATTACGGTTACTGTAGATGGTAAGGATGAGGTGTTCGCCCTCGGCAACATCCAGAAAGCTAACTTGGTACCCCACTTTTAA
- the nusA gene encoding transcription termination factor NusA has translation MNKEILAVVEAVSNEKSLPREKIFEALETALATATKKKYEQEIDVRVEIDRKSGDFDTFRRWLIVEEVTMPTREITLEAAQYEDPALQLGEYVEDQIESVVFDRITTQTAKQVIVQKVREAERAMVVDQFREQQGEIITAQVKKVNRENITLDLGNNAEAVILREDMLPRENFRPGDRIRGVLYDVRPEARGAQLFVTRSRPEMLIELFRIEVPEIGEEIIEIKAAARDPGSRAKIAVKTNDKRIDPVGACVGMRGARVQAVSSELGGERIDIVLWDDNPAQFVINAMAPADVASIVVDEDKCTMDVAVESSNLAQAIGRNGQNVRLAAQLLKKHRGDDKWELNVMTAEELNAKHQAEAHASIDTFTKHLDIDEEFATALVEEGFSTLEELAYVPINELLEIDGLDEETVEVLRERAKAALTTIELAQKESLGDNQPAEDLLNLEGMDRTLAYNLATRGICTLEDLAEQGIDDLIDIEGLDDEKAGTLIMAARNICWFGNDA, from the coding sequence ATGAATAAAGAAATTCTGGCTGTTGTAGAAGCGGTTTCTAACGAAAAATCCCTCCCTCGTGAAAAAATCTTCGAGGCTCTGGAAACTGCATTAGCGACGGCGACTAAAAAGAAATACGAGCAAGAAATTGATGTCCGTGTGGAAATTGACCGTAAATCAGGTGATTTCGACACGTTCCGTCGTTGGTTAATTGTGGAAGAAGTCACAATGCCAACACGTGAAATTACGTTGGAAGCGGCTCAATACGAAGATCCAGCGCTGCAGCTTGGAGAGTACGTCGAAGACCAAATCGAGTCTGTTGTATTTGACCGTATTACCACTCAAACAGCTAAACAAGTTATCGTACAGAAAGTTCGTGAAGCAGAACGTGCGATGGTTGTTGACCAATTCCGTGAGCAACAAGGTGAAATCATCACTGCTCAGGTAAAAAAAGTTAATCGTGAAAATATCACGTTAGATTTAGGCAATAACGCTGAAGCCGTTATTCTGCGTGAAGATATGTTGCCACGTGAAAATTTCCGTCCAGGTGACCGTATCCGCGGAGTCCTGTATGATGTTCGTCCTGAAGCACGCGGCGCACAGCTTTTTGTTACGCGTTCTCGCCCTGAAATGTTGATTGAATTATTCCGCATTGAAGTGCCAGAAATCGGCGAAGAAATTATTGAAATCAAAGCCGCTGCCCGTGATCCAGGTTCTCGTGCAAAAATCGCAGTTAAAACTAATGACAAGCGTATCGACCCAGTTGGTGCTTGTGTTGGTATGCGTGGTGCACGTGTTCAAGCCGTTTCTAGTGAACTAGGCGGCGAAAGAATTGATATTGTGTTATGGGATGATAACCCAGCTCAGTTCGTTATTAATGCTATGGCTCCGGCTGATGTTGCATCTATTGTCGTCGATGAAGACAAATGTACGATGGATGTTGCCGTAGAAAGTAGTAATTTGGCACAAGCCATTGGGCGTAACGGTCAAAACGTGCGTCTGGCAGCTCAATTACTGAAAAAACACCGTGGTGATGACAAATGGGAATTAAATGTCATGACCGCAGAAGAGCTCAATGCAAAACATCAGGCAGAAGCACATGCTTCTATTGATACATTCACCAAGCATCTTGATATTGATGAAGAGTTTGCCACTGCACTTGTTGAAGAAGGCTTCTCGACGTTAGAAGAACTGGCTTACGTGCCTATTAATGAACTTCTGGAAATTGATGGTCTTGACGAAGAGACTGTTGAAGTTCTACGTGAAAGAGCGAAAGCGGCCCTCACCACAATAGAATTGGCTCAAAAAGAGAGCCTAGGTGATAATCAGCCAGCAGAAGATTTATTGAATCTTGAAGGTATGGATCGTACTCTTGCCTATAATTTGGCTACTCGTGGAATCTGTACACTGGAAGATCTTGCTGAGCAGGGCATCGACGACCTGATTGATATTGAAGGTCTGGATGATGAGAAAGCAGGTACGCTCATCATGGCCGCACGTAATATTTGCTGGTTCGGTAACGATGCGTAA
- the glmM gene encoding phosphoglucosamine mutase, which yields MSDRKYFGTDGIRGKVGDSPITPDFVLKLGWAAGKVLARHGSRKIIIGKDTRISGYMLESSLEAGLAAAGLSASFTGPMPTPAVAYLTRTFRAEAGIVISASHNPYYDNGIKFFSIDGTKLPDEVEEAIEAEMEKPITCVESAELGRANRIVDAAGRYIEFCKGTFPSEQSLSSLKIVIDCANGATYHIAPNVFRELGAEVITIGCDPNGININEECGATDVRQLQQKVLEEKAHVGLAFDGDGDRIIMVDHLGEKVDGDQILFIIAREALRQGQLKGGVIGTLMSNMGLEIALKQLGIPFERAKVGDRYVLEKLQEKGWRMGAENSGHVILLDKTTTGDGIVAGLQVLSAMVRNHMSLHDLCSGMKLLPQVLVNVRFKGQHDPLQSDAVVAANEEVEKQLSGKGRVLLRKSGTEPLIRVMVEGENEADVTAMANRIADAVKAAG from the coding sequence ATGAGCGACCGTAAATATTTTGGTACTGATGGTATTCGTGGCAAAGTGGGCGATAGCCCAATTACCCCTGATTTTGTTTTAAAATTAGGTTGGGCGGCAGGGAAGGTCCTTGCACGTCATGGCTCACGTAAAATTATTATTGGTAAAGATACGCGTATTTCTGGCTATATGTTGGAATCCTCTTTAGAAGCAGGCTTAGCAGCTGCAGGTCTATCTGCATCTTTCACAGGCCCAATGCCAACCCCTGCAGTCGCTTATTTAACACGCACTTTCCGTGCAGAAGCGGGGATTGTGATTTCCGCATCTCATAACCCTTATTATGATAATGGGATCAAATTCTTCTCAATTGATGGAACTAAGCTGCCTGATGAAGTAGAAGAAGCCATTGAAGCTGAAATGGAAAAGCCGATTACCTGCGTTGAGTCAGCAGAGTTAGGTCGTGCAAACCGCATAGTCGATGCTGCAGGCCGCTATATTGAGTTCTGTAAAGGAACGTTCCCAAGCGAACAAAGCCTGTCTAGCTTAAAAATCGTCATTGACTGTGCTAACGGGGCTACTTATCACATCGCACCAAATGTGTTTCGTGAATTAGGGGCTGAAGTCATCACTATTGGTTGCGATCCGAACGGGATCAACATCAATGAAGAATGTGGTGCAACGGATGTTCGTCAGCTACAACAAAAAGTATTAGAAGAAAAAGCCCACGTCGGTTTAGCATTTGATGGTGACGGTGACCGTATTATTATGGTCGACCACCTCGGTGAAAAAGTTGATGGTGACCAAATTCTCTTTATTATTGCTCGCGAAGCGCTACGCCAAGGTCAGCTTAAAGGTGGCGTTATCGGAACCTTGATGAGTAATATGGGGTTAGAAATCGCCCTAAAACAGCTAGGGATCCCTTTTGAGCGTGCAAAAGTGGGCGACCGTTATGTGCTCGAAAAATTACAGGAAAAAGGCTGGCGCATGGGGGCTGAAAACTCAGGTCACGTGATTTTATTAGATAAAACGACTACTGGTGACGGGATTGTAGCGGGCTTGCAAGTATTAAGTGCAATGGTACGTAACCACATGAGCCTACACGACTTATGTAGTGGTATGAAATTATTGCCTCAAGTGCTAGTTAATGTTCGTTTCAAAGGCCAACACGATCCACTACAGAGTGATGCGGTAGTTGCTGCGAACGAAGAAGTTGAAAAACAATTATCAGGAAAAGGCCGTGTGTTACTGAGAAAATCAGGAACAGAACCGTTAATCCGTGTCATGGTTGAAGGTGAAAACGAAGCTGATGTGACTGCAATGGCAAACCGCATTGCTGATGCCGTAAAAGCAGCTGGCTAA
- the folP gene encoding dihydropteroate synthase translates to MQIKARGSVLDLSTPKVMGILNVTPDSFSDGGTHNRYQDALEHVAKMVQHGAAIIDIGGESTRPGAAEVSVNEELDRVIPVVEAIAQRFDVWVSVDTSKAQVMAEAANAGMHIINDIRSLHEPDALEVAAKTGLPVCIMHMQGQPRTMQEAPNYENVVREVKDYLNAEITRCVTAGIDRQQIILDPGFGFGKNLSHNYQLLANLEQFHNFGLPLLAGMSRKSMIGQLLNVPPQERLAGSLTCAVIAAMQGAHIIRVHDVKETVQAMQVVQMTLSEKEK, encoded by the coding sequence ATGCAGATCAAAGCGAGAGGCAGTGTCCTTGACTTATCAACACCTAAGGTGATGGGGATTTTGAATGTTACTCCTGATTCATTTTCAGATGGTGGCACTCATAATCGTTATCAGGATGCGCTTGAACATGTGGCCAAAATGGTTCAACACGGTGCGGCTATCATTGATATTGGAGGTGAATCAACCCGTCCTGGCGCTGCCGAAGTCTCTGTGAATGAGGAACTTGATAGAGTTATCCCTGTGGTTGAAGCGATAGCGCAACGTTTTGATGTGTGGGTTTCAGTCGATACATCTAAAGCACAAGTCATGGCAGAAGCCGCAAATGCAGGTATGCATATCATCAATGATATTCGCTCGCTTCATGAGCCGGATGCATTAGAAGTCGCTGCGAAAACAGGTTTACCCGTGTGTATTATGCATATGCAAGGTCAGCCAAGAACGATGCAAGAAGCACCGAATTATGAAAACGTGGTGCGTGAAGTAAAAGACTATCTTAACGCTGAAATCACCCGATGCGTGACGGCCGGGATTGATAGACAGCAAATTATCCTTGATCCAGGCTTTGGCTTTGGCAAAAACTTGTCGCATAATTACCAGTTATTGGCAAACTTAGAACAATTTCATAATTTCGGACTACCGCTATTGGCAGGGATGTCACGTAAATCTATGATTGGACAATTATTGAATGTTCCACCACAAGAACGCCTCGCAGGCAGCCTAACTTGTGCAGTGATTGCTGCGATGCAAGGGGCACACATCATTCGAGTTCATGATGTCAAAGAAACCGTGCAAGCGATGCAAGTGGTACAGATGACTCTGTCAGAAAAGGAAAAATAA
- the infB gene encoding translation initiation factor IF-2: MTETVKTLATEIQTTVDRLVQQFAEAGIKKGENDSVSQSEKEALLSHLNREQGGATGQPSKMTLQRKTRSTLSVPVTGGKSKSVNVEVRKKRTYVNRDAEEAKAEEQAQREAEEQAQREAEELAQRQAEAKRLAEEAAKREAEEKAKREAQEKAKREAADKATREAAEREKVKPSENQQKTGKAVESNADKQRREAEAAELKRKAEEETQRKVEAEARRVAEEARKMAEENGEKWTAETKTEEDSDYHTTTSTHARAAEDESDEKEEGRRSRNRTAKAPRQKKGNKLSEKADREEERAAGRSGRSKGKQRKGSSLQQSFTKPAAAVNRDVVIGETITVGELANKMAVKGSQVIKTMMKMGAMATINQVIDQETAQLVAEEMGHKVILRRENELEESVMNDRDTGSAMQEPRAPVVTIMGHVDHGKTSLLDYIRSTKVASGEAGGITQHIGAYHVQTDKGMITFLDTPGHAAFTSMRARGAQATDIVVLVVAADDGVMPQTIEAIQHAKAAGVPIVVAVNKIDKPEADIDRVRNELSQYGVISEEWGGDTQFIGVSAKVGTGIDDLLDALLLQAEVLELKAVYTGMASGVVVESYLDKGRGPVATILVQEGTLNKGDIVLCGFEYGRIRAMRNELGKDVQSAGPSMPVEILGLSSVPSAGDEATVVRDEKKAREVALYRQGKFRDVKLARQQKSKLENMFANMEEGKVSELNIVLKTDVQGTCEAITDSLMKLSTDEVKIKIIGSGVGGITETDATLAAASNAIILGFNVRADASARRVIESESVDLRYYSVIYSLIDEIKQAMSGMLAPEYKQQIIGLAEVRDVFKSPKFGAVAGCMVTEGTIKRNNPIRVLRDNVVIYEGELESLRRFKDDVSEVRNGMECGIGVKNYNDVRVGDMIEVFEIIEVKRSIDG; the protein is encoded by the coding sequence ATGACAGAAACTGTAAAAACATTGGCAACGGAAATTCAAACCACAGTTGATCGCCTGGTACAGCAATTTGCTGAAGCAGGGATCAAAAAAGGTGAGAATGACTCTGTTAGCCAGTCAGAAAAAGAAGCTTTACTGAGCCATTTAAACCGTGAACAAGGCGGGGCAACGGGTCAGCCAAGCAAAATGACACTACAGCGCAAAACTCGTAGTACGCTGAGTGTCCCCGTCACCGGTGGCAAAAGCAAATCGGTAAATGTCGAAGTCCGCAAAAAACGCACTTATGTGAACCGTGATGCTGAAGAAGCAAAAGCGGAAGAGCAGGCGCAGCGTGAAGCGGAAGAGCAGGCACAGCGCGAAGCTGAAGAACTGGCACAACGTCAAGCAGAAGCAAAACGATTAGCAGAAGAAGCCGCTAAACGTGAAGCGGAAGAAAAGGCAAAACGTGAAGCCCAAGAGAAAGCAAAACGTGAAGCAGCAGATAAAGCTACGCGCGAAGCAGCGGAAAGAGAAAAAGTGAAACCAAGCGAAAATCAACAAAAGACAGGCAAAGCTGTAGAAAGTAATGCCGACAAACAACGCCGTGAAGCTGAAGCTGCGGAGCTAAAACGTAAAGCTGAAGAAGAAACTCAGCGCAAAGTTGAAGCAGAAGCACGCCGTGTAGCTGAAGAAGCTCGCAAAATGGCAGAAGAAAACGGTGAAAAGTGGACTGCTGAAACGAAAACTGAAGAAGACAGCGATTATCACACGACAACTTCGACGCACGCTCGTGCGGCTGAAGATGAAAGTGATGAGAAAGAAGAAGGCCGTCGTTCACGTAATCGTACTGCAAAAGCACCTCGCCAAAAGAAAGGTAATAAACTTTCTGAAAAAGCAGATCGCGAAGAAGAACGAGCCGCAGGCCGTTCAGGTCGCAGTAAAGGTAAACAACGTAAAGGTAGTTCTTTACAACAAAGCTTTACTAAGCCAGCAGCTGCGGTTAACCGTGATGTTGTGATTGGCGAAACGATCACTGTTGGTGAACTTGCTAATAAAATGGCAGTAAAAGGTTCTCAAGTCATCAAAACGATGATGAAGATGGGCGCAATGGCGACTATCAACCAAGTGATTGACCAAGAAACTGCACAGTTAGTTGCAGAAGAAATGGGCCACAAAGTTATTCTGCGTCGTGAAAACGAATTAGAAGAGTCAGTAATGAATGACCGTGACACAGGCTCTGCAATGCAAGAGCCACGTGCACCAGTTGTTACTATCATGGGTCACGTTGACCACGGTAAAACTTCTTTACTTGACTACATTCGTTCAACGAAAGTGGCGTCAGGCGAAGCGGGTGGTATTACTCAGCACATTGGTGCATACCACGTCCAAACTGACAAAGGTATGATTACCTTCTTAGATACCCCAGGTCACGCCGCGTTTACTTCTATGCGTGCTCGTGGTGCTCAGGCAACAGATATCGTTGTACTGGTTGTTGCTGCGGACGATGGTGTAATGCCACAAACAATCGAAGCTATCCAGCACGCAAAAGCGGCGGGTGTGCCAATCGTAGTTGCAGTGAACAAAATTGATAAGCCAGAAGCTGACATTGACCGTGTAAGAAATGAACTGTCTCAGTACGGTGTTATTTCTGAAGAGTGGGGCGGTGACACTCAATTTATCGGTGTATCTGCGAAAGTGGGTACAGGTATTGACGATTTACTTGATGCGCTGTTGCTACAAGCTGAAGTATTAGAACTTAAAGCTGTTTATACCGGTATGGCGAGTGGTGTGGTCGTTGAATCTTATCTGGACAAAGGTCGTGGCCCAGTTGCAACAATCTTAGTTCAAGAAGGTACACTGAACAAAGGCGACATCGTCCTGTGTGGTTTCGAATATGGCCGTATTCGTGCAATGCGTAACGAATTAGGTAAAGATGTTCAGTCTGCAGGTCCTTCAATGCCAGTCGAGATTTTAGGTCTGTCTAGCGTACCTTCTGCAGGTGATGAAGCGACAGTTGTACGTGACGAGAAAAAAGCACGTGAAGTTGCCCTGTATCGTCAAGGTAAATTCCGTGATGTTAAACTCGCTCGTCAGCAGAAATCTAAACTGGAAAACATGTTTGCTAACATGGAAGAAGGTAAAGTTTCTGAGCTGAATATCGTTCTGAAAACCGATGTTCAAGGTACTTGTGAAGCGATTACTGACTCTCTAATGAAGCTGTCGACTGATGAAGTTAAAATTAAAATCATCGGTTCTGGTGTTGGTGGTATCACTGAAACTGACGCAACATTAGCAGCGGCATCGAATGCTATCATTTTAGGCTTCAACGTACGTGCAGATGCTTCTGCGCGTCGTGTGATTGAAAGTGAAAGCGTTGACTTACGCTACTACTCTGTTATCTATAGCTTAATTGATGAAATCAAACAAGCGATGAGCGGTATGTTAGCGCCTGAATACAAGCAGCAAATTATTGGTCTTGCAGAAGTTCGTGATGTGTTTAAATCACCGAAATTCGGCGCTGTTGCTGGTTGTATGGTTACTGAAGGTACCATTAAACGTAACAACCCAATCCGTGTCCTGCGTGATAACGTCGTTATCTATGAAGGTGAGTTAGAATCACTGCGTCGCTTTAAAGATGACGTCAGCGAAGTTCGTAACGGCATGGAATGTGGTATCGGCGTTAAGAACTACAATGATGTCCGTGTCGGCGATATGATCGAAGTCTTCGAAATCATTGAAGTTAAACGTTCTATCGACGGTTAA
- the greA gene encoding transcription elongation factor GreA: MKQIPMTVLGADKLREELEFLKSVRRPEIIASIAEAREHGDLKENAEYHAAREQQGFCEGRIQEIEGKLSHAQVIDVTKMVNNGRVIFGATVTVLNVDTDEELTYRIVGDDEADIKINLISVNSPIARGLVGKEVDDAVSIKTPGGDVEFEILKVEYI, translated from the coding sequence ATGAAACAGATCCCGATGACGGTACTTGGTGCGGATAAGCTAAGAGAAGAGCTTGAATTCCTTAAATCTGTCCGTCGCCCAGAAATTATTGCATCTATTGCAGAAGCGCGTGAGCACGGTGACTTAAAAGAAAATGCAGAATATCATGCAGCACGTGAGCAACAAGGTTTCTGTGAGGGCCGTATTCAAGAAATTGAAGGTAAACTTTCTCACGCTCAAGTGATCGATGTCACTAAAATGGTTAATAACGGTCGCGTTATCTTTGGCGCAACAGTAACAGTATTGAATGTTGATACTGACGAAGAGCTAACGTATCGTATTGTTGGTGATGACGAAGCCGATATTAAGATCAATCTGATTTCTGTGAACTCACCGATAGCACGTGGCTTAGTGGGTAAAGAAGTTGATGATGCGGTCTCGATTAAAACCCCAGGTGGCGATGTCGAGTTCGAAATTCTTAAAGTTGAGTATATCTGA
- the rlmE gene encoding 23S rRNA (uridine(2552)-2'-O)-methyltransferase RlmE, which translates to MANKKRSASSSRWLQEHFSDKYVQQAQKKGLRSRAWFKLEEIQQGDKIFKPGMTVVDLGAAPGGWSQYVVSQIGHNGRVIACDLLPMDPIVGVDFLQGDFRDEAVLAALLERVGDKKVQVVMSDMAPNMSGTPAVDIPRSMYLVELALDMCRSVLAPGGSFIVKVFQGEGFDDYLRDIRSLFTKVKVRKPESSRARSREVYIVATGLKL; encoded by the coding sequence ATGGCCAATAAAAAACGTTCGGCAAGCTCAAGTCGCTGGTTGCAAGAGCATTTTAGTGATAAATATGTTCAGCAAGCACAAAAAAAAGGGCTGCGCTCACGTGCATGGTTTAAGCTGGAGGAAATCCAGCAAGGTGATAAAATTTTTAAACCAGGTATGACCGTTGTTGATTTAGGAGCAGCCCCTGGTGGTTGGTCGCAATACGTTGTTAGCCAAATAGGTCATAATGGGCGGGTTATTGCTTGTGACTTATTGCCGATGGACCCAATCGTTGGTGTTGATTTCCTGCAAGGGGATTTTCGCGACGAAGCCGTTCTCGCCGCTTTGTTAGAACGCGTTGGCGACAAAAAAGTACAGGTGGTCATGTCTGACATGGCGCCAAATATGAGTGGGACACCAGCGGTTGATATTCCTCGCTCTATGTATCTAGTTGAATTAGCATTGGATATGTGCCGTTCTGTATTGGCACCTGGGGGAAGTTTCATTGTTAAAGTGTTTCAGGGAGAAGGCTTTGACGATTACCTTAGGGATATCCGCTCCCTGTTTACGAAAGTAAAAGTTCGTAAACCTGAATCTTCGCGGGCACGATCGCGTGAAGTATACATTGTAGCGACAGGGCTAAAACTATAG
- the ftsH gene encoding ATP-dependent zinc metalloprotease FtsH yields the protein MAKNLILWLVIAVVLMSLFQSFGPSDSNSRRVDYSTFINELAQDQVREVRITGRELNVRKADNSRYTTYLPMQDEKLLDTMLNKHVTVVGEPPEEPSLLTSIFISWFPMLLLIGVWIFFMRQMQGGGGKGAMSFGKSKARMLTEDQIKTTFADVAGCDEAKEEVGEIVEFLREPARFQKLGGKIPKGVLMVGPPGTGKTLLAKAIAGEAKVPFFTISGSDFVEMFVGVGASRVRDMFEQAKKAAPCIIFIDEIDAVGRQRGAGLGGGHDEREQTLNQMLVEMDGFEGNEGIIVIAATNRADVLDPALLRPGRFDRQVVVGLPDVRGREQILKVHMRRVPIDPSVDTFILARATPGFSGAELANLVNEAALFAARANMRVVSMVEFEKARDKIWMGAERRSLMMTEEQKESTAYHEGGHMIIGHLMPEHDPVHKVTIVPRGQALGVAFFLPEGDEVSRSRLKLEGMIATAYAGRIAEELIYGREKVTTGASSDIQFATNTARNMVTQWGFSDRLGPMQYSKEEGPAFLGRSSGNGSGISDETARIVDEEIKKILDHCYQLAYKTLEDNIDILHATKDALLKYETIDMPMIDDLMNRRPVREPAGWDEDKKVSNVTGTFGKGAANAAEKPQSEEPKNSTEEPSKTDNSHTDNSNNADESNPSDNNDSKPQ from the coding sequence ATGGCGAAAAACCTGATTCTCTGGTTAGTCATCGCAGTTGTTCTGATGTCCTTGTTCCAGAGTTTTGGCCCAAGCGATTCGAATAGTCGCAGAGTTGATTATTCAACGTTTATCAATGAGTTAGCCCAGGATCAGGTACGTGAAGTTCGTATCACCGGTCGTGAACTGAACGTCAGAAAGGCTGATAATAGCCGCTATACAACTTATCTTCCTATGCAGGATGAGAAGCTGTTAGACACTATGCTGAATAAGCATGTGACGGTTGTTGGTGAACCACCAGAAGAACCAAGCTTACTGACATCTATTTTTATTTCCTGGTTCCCAATGCTTCTGTTGATTGGTGTCTGGATTTTCTTCATGCGCCAGATGCAAGGCGGTGGCGGCAAGGGGGCAATGTCATTTGGCAAAAGTAAAGCCCGCATGCTGACAGAAGATCAGATCAAAACAACATTTGCAGACGTTGCTGGGTGTGATGAAGCCAAAGAAGAAGTGGGCGAAATCGTAGAGTTTCTGCGTGAACCTGCTCGTTTCCAAAAACTTGGCGGTAAAATTCCAAAAGGCGTCCTGATGGTAGGGCCTCCAGGAACAGGTAAAACATTACTGGCAAAAGCTATCGCTGGTGAGGCAAAAGTGCCATTCTTCACCATTTCCGGTTCTGACTTTGTGGAAATGTTTGTGGGCGTGGGTGCTTCTCGTGTTCGTGACATGTTCGAACAAGCGAAAAAAGCAGCGCCTTGTATCATCTTTATTGATGAGATCGATGCGGTAGGTCGTCAACGTGGTGCAGGTCTTGGTGGTGGTCACGATGAGCGTGAACAAACACTGAACCAAATGCTGGTTGAGATGGACGGTTTCGAAGGTAACGAGGGTATCATTGTTATCGCAGCAACTAACCGTGCTGACGTACTTGACCCTGCCTTATTACGTCCAGGTCGCTTTGACCGTCAGGTAGTCGTTGGCTTACCAGACGTTCGTGGCCGTGAACAAATTCTGAAAGTGCATATGCGTCGTGTACCTATCGACCCAAGCGTGGATACTTTCATTCTTGCACGTGCAACTCCGGGTTTCTCGGGTGCTGAATTGGCAAACTTGGTTAACGAAGCCGCATTATTTGCAGCACGTGCAAATATGCGTGTCGTTTCCATGGTGGAATTCGAAAAAGCGCGTGACAAAATTTGGATGGGTGCAGAGCGTCGTTCTCTGATGATGACCGAAGAGCAAAAAGAATCAACGGCTTACCATGAAGGTGGTCATATGATTATTGGTCATTTAATGCCAGAGCATGACCCTGTTCACAAGGTTACAATTGTTCCACGTGGCCAAGCGCTGGGTGTGGCATTCTTCTTACCTGAAGGTGATGAAGTTAGCCGTAGCCGCTTGAAACTCGAAGGTATGATTGCGACAGCTTATGCGGGTCGTATTGCGGAAGAGTTGATTTATGGTCGTGAAAAAGTCACTACAGGGGCTTCTTCCGATATTCAGTTCGCAACCAATACTGCACGTAACATGGTAACGCAATGGGGCTTCTCAGACCGTTTAGGTCCAATGCAATACTCGAAAGAAGAAGGCCCTGCGTTCTTAGGTCGTTCTTCAGGTAATGGTTCTGGAATTTCTGATGAAACAGCACGTATTGTTGATGAAGAAATTAAGAAAATTTTAGACCATTGCTACCAACTGGCTTACAAAACACTGGAAGACAATATCGATATTCTGCATGCAACGAAAGATGCATTGCTGAAATATGAAACTATCGATATGCCAATGATTGATGATTTAATGAATCGTCGTCCAGTTCGTGAGCCTGCAGGTTGGGATGAAGATAAAAAAGTCAGTAATGTGACAGGTACATTTGGTAAAGGTGCAGCAAACGCAGCTGAAAAACCTCAATCTGAAGAACCGAAAAACAGTACTGAAGAACCAAGTAAGACAGATAATAGTCATACAGATAATAGTAATAATGCTGATGAATCAAACCCATCAGACAATAACGACAGCAAGCCACAATAA
- the secG gene encoding preprotein translocase subunit SecG, with the protein MYVALLIIFLLAAIGLIGLIMLQQGKGADMGASFGAGASATLFGSSGSGNFMTRMTGILAAVFFIISLILGNMTANKYGTGSGSKWENISEPTKVEQPTDVPAAPATPTSDIPR; encoded by the coding sequence ATGTATGTAGCTCTTTTAATTATATTCTTGCTAGCGGCTATCGGGCTTATTGGTCTGATCATGTTACAGCAAGGTAAAGGTGCTGACATGGGAGCTTCATTCGGTGCGGGCGCTTCTGCAACACTGTTTGGTTCATCGGGTTCAGGTAACTTCATGACCCGTATGACTGGGATCTTGGCTGCTGTGTTTTTCATCATCAGTTTAATACTTGGCAATATGACTGCCAACAAGTACGGAACTGGTAGTGGTAGTAAGTGGGAAAACATTAGTGAACCTACTAAAGTCGAGCAACCAACAGACGTTCCGGCAGCACCAGCTACACCAACGAGCGATATCCCTCGTTAA
- the yhbY gene encoding ribosome assembly RNA-binding protein YhbY translates to MNLNKKQIQHLKSLAHHLNPVVMIGNNGLTEGVLAEIELSLAHHELIKVKIAGEDRDTKNLIADAIVRETGAVNVQIIGKILVIYRPSADRKIILPK, encoded by the coding sequence ATGAATCTTAATAAAAAACAAATTCAGCACCTAAAAAGTCTCGCTCACCATTTAAACCCTGTTGTTATGATCGGCAACAATGGTTTAACCGAAGGTGTTTTAGCTGAGATTGAACTCTCATTAGCGCATCATGAGCTTATCAAAGTCAAGATCGCAGGCGAAGACCGTGATACTAAAAATTTGATCGCTGATGCGATTGTTCGCGAAACTGGTGCAGTAAATGTACAAATCATCGGTAAAATTCTTGTTATCTACCGTCCTTCGGCAGACCGCAAAATCATTTTACCTAAATAA